The genomic DNA cggggctgggctggggacaaAGCGGTGCGGAGCGGGATGCCGCCGCGCGGTGGCGCCGCGTCCGCCGCGTCTTCCTTTTAAAGTTGGCGGGGGGCTGGGAGCCCGCCCGCGCGGGGACGCGAGGGCGCGTGGCCTCGACTGCCCTTGATTCGCCCCGCTCCTTGCGCAGGGCCGTGCGTGGACGCCGCCGGACCGCTGAGCCTGGAGGGACAGTGAAGCGCCGGCCGGCGTCGGGGTCCGTGCTCGGGGTCGGCTGGGAGCCGGCGGACCCGAGCGCGATGGAGGCGGCGCGAGGGGGCGCGGATTAGCCGGCGGACCCCCGGACTAGCACCTCCCCCGGCGCCCTGGCGCTCCGCGGGAGCGGGGGCGCGGAGGGTGGGGCCCCCGGCCCTGCCATGGAGGTGCCAAACGTCAAGGACTTCCAGTGGAAGCGCCTGGCACCACTGCCCAGCCGCCGGGTCTATTGCTCCCTGCTGGAGACCGGGGGGCAGGTCTATGCCATCGGGGGATGTGACGACAACGGTGTCCCCATGGACTGCTTCGAGGTGTATTCCCCCGAGGCCGACCAGTGGACTGCCCTGCCCCCCCTGCCCACAGCCCGGGCCGGGGTGGCCGTCACCGCCCTAGGCAAGCGGATCATGGTGATCGGCGGTGTGGGCACCAGTCAGCTGCCCCTGAAGGTCGTGGAGATGTACAGCATCGATGAGGGCAAGTGGAAGAAGAGGAGTGTGCTGCGTGAGGCTGCCATGGGCATTTCTGTCACGGCCAAAGGCGAGTGGGTCTAGGGCTGAGGacgggcagagaagggagtggggGGCCATGGGGAAAGGGGTGGGGGACAACACTGAATTGGGGCCCACATTCGGGATCCCGTCCGATCCTTACAATAGATGCCAAAACTAGAGACCCACaggccttattttacagatggaaaacagACTCAGTAGGTGAAGTGTCTAGCAGTTCTATGTACTGCCAGAGCTCCACTCCATCCGTCCCCTCCCAGCAGGCTGGACAGGTGGGTCCAGAGGGGAGAGCCCGAGATTTAGAGCAATGTCTCTGCCCACCCTCCATTCAGCAGAAGGATGCAACCTCCCACTTGCAATACCCCATGGCCTGAAATCTGCCCTGTAGGTGTGACCACCTCCAGGCACATATGTGGGGTCCTGGGGATGTTCACTCCATTCTTGTACCATCATCAGGGCCCACTGGTCGAGCTTTGGGACCTGATGCCAGGGCCTTCTGCCCACCCTCAACCTCCCCCTCTGCCTTCTAATCTCAGAGGCACCCTGAACAGAGGCCAGAATGTTTCTGAAGGTTGTGCCCCTGCAGCATCTTGCCCGGATTCACTAAGTTCTCAGGGCATGCATGTGCTCACCACACGgttttatgattctcatttcaCTCTCTCAAAGCCCCGAATTTCCTTCTCTTTGGGCCTGGTACAGCCCAGAGTACAGAGGGGACTCCAAATGTTCTTTTGCTAAAACACAAAGGGTTTTATGGGAAATGGTCCAGTAGGAATTAGGAGACCCCAAGTGAGGATTAAACAGCTTTAGTGGGATGCAAGCTTCCCTCCCGCTCTTGCAAAACCATCCCAGCAGCCTGTTGGGTCTACTATATATCAGGAACCACTACTTCGTGAGCACCTGCTCTGTTCTGTCTCTCGGTCCCaaggagaaagcaaagaggcaGAAGATCTGGTCCCTGCCTTCAGGAGCCAGGATCTAACCAATGAAGGTGACCAGGGAGAAACTCTAACCTGGAATCCCTCAGGGCAGAGTGGCCAGTggggcctccgtgaattcttagTAAGAAGGATGGAAGGCATGGAAGCCTTTGGAGATAGAGAGGGCAAAGGCACTCCTGCATCCCCAGGCCTCAGTAGTGGTGCTGAAAGATTAACAACTAACATATATTGAGTCCTCACAGTAAGTGCTCTATTCATATTAGCCCCGTGGATCCTCGCAACCAGCAAGACGAGGTAAATGctattatcatcctcattttagagaaaagtaatgGGCCCAAAGAGGTTAAATACCTTGCCCAAGGTTAAGCAGCTAGTGTTGATGATGGAGGCTATGCTCTTAACTATGACACTGAATGGGTTCAACAGTTagtttaacaaacatttacatGCCTGTGCGTCAGGCATTGTACCAGATGCTGGGGCCACAGATAAACAAGTTCTCTAACCATGTATTGGGagaaacaaagattattttaacagtGATGGTGAATGGGGCAGAGCAGATGCCGTGGGAGACACAGAGCTGGTGCTCTCAGCTCAGCCTTGCAGTTCAGGGACCCCCAGGGGAATCTGAAGGATGGGTAAGATTTGGGTACAAGATGGGTGGTGTGGAGTGGATGGAGGCTTCTCAGCTGGAGGTGTGTTTCAGGTGACAGGGATGAGAGAGGCTGAGCTTATGTAAGGGAAAGTCCCCATTAGCAGGCCCCCATCCCCTGACCTCAGGCTAGGGTTGGGgtttatttttgcaatttttcatTAAGATTAGAAAGCAGGAGAAAATAATGCTCATCCCTGTAATACCCTTGAGAGAGAAAGCCTCTTAGAGCCAGAAGCAGTGAGGTCTGGCTGCTGGGGAGGGAAACTGGGTCCCTGACAAGGAGGTGCTGGGGTGAGACCCAGGGGAACAGGGACACCTTCCCCAGGTTCTCTGATGCAGTGTGTCAGGCAAGTGCCTGGAAAGGCTGCCTACAGCCAAGTGCAGTAGAAAATGGGAGAGGACTCACTCCTCAGAGTGCCCAGCTCGCTGCCCAGGCAGGATTTCTTAAAGGAACCCGTTTTCACCCCAGAGCGTCACCCTCATGTACCCCTAGCCCAAGCTGGTTTAGTGCAGGATGTCCCCTGGAGCCCACAAGCCTCCCAGTGTGTGAAGGAAGATGGCATTCCCGCATGCAGGTGACAGACACAGAAAGAACCAGCAGCGGGCCAGGGTCCCACAAGGCCGGCCTCATTTCTCAAGGCTGTTGCTGGGTCTAGAGAGTTCCATTCTGGGAGTGCCTGAGGAACAGGCCACTGCTGGAGGGCCTCAGGGGAACAATCCTCTTTGGCATCCCCTCTGGCTGcccaggagggaggagaagggaggggacACGGACTGAAGAGGGCTTCCAGGCCTAGACACCACCACAGTCGACCCCTGTGTAAGGCCTGGTGTTCCAGGTTTAGCCAAAGGCTGGACACCAAGGAAGGCTAAGGCATGCAGGCCTGCGCCGGCTTCAAGAAGACCTGGGACCTGGGCTCAACCATGACAGCGACTTGCAATGGTCCATCAGCCCCACTCTGGCAGAACCGTGGTCAGGAAGCTGGCCTGGGCCTCAGTGCTGCCATTCAGGGTGTTCACAGAACCTGACCACGGTAGGCAACAAGTGTGGGCCGGCCTCGTAGGGTCTGGTTGCTGAGCCAGGGGCTGTGCGTGGCCTTTCTCCTTAGATTACCGAGTGTACGCAGCAGGCGGGATGGGCCTGGACCTCCGCCCCCACAACCACCTCCAACACTATGACATGCTCAAGGACATGTGGGTGTCACTAGCACCCATGCCCACCCCAAGATACGCTGCCACCTCTTTCCTCCGAGGCTCCAAGATCTACGTGCTGGGTAAGGACAGGTTATGTGTCCCACATCTGTCCCTTCCGTGCTCCCTTGGGTCAGTTCCCACAGGAAGCAGTGCCTGTGTACTTAGCATCTCCTTGCTCCTCGGGGGTATTCACACTGCCCTACCCCTCAGGGGGCTCCCTGTGTGATTGGGTAGCAAGAGgaaacccaggccctgtccttgGGGACTTACTCTTCTGCCcaaccccaccccctgccccgccCTGCTCAGGGGGACGACAGTCCAAGTATGCGGTCAATGCCTTCGAGGTCTTTGACATCGAGACTCGCTCCTGGACCAAGTTCCCCAGCATTCCCTGTAAGCGGGCCTTCTCCAGCTTTGTGACCCTGGATGACCGCTTGTACAGCCTGGGAGGACTGCGGCAGGGGCGGCTCTACCGGCAGCCCAAGTTCCTCCGGAGCATGGACGTGTTTGACATGGAACAGGGTGAGCTGGGCGCCAGCCGCTGgctgcccaccagcccctggctgCCCACCTCCCCGGGGCCCGTTCCCTCCACCTTACCCTCATCCCATCCATCCCCCAGCAGGGTGACAGAGGTCTGAACACTCTTCTCCACTCAGGACTACTTTGGGGATCAAAATCTTTCATCCAGACAAAGCTCATTTTAATTGGTTGGTTATTTATATGAAAACCTTTTGTCTCTTCTTACAACAGGTGAGGGTTGGGGGAGCTCTTTCCGGCTTTTTTCCTGGTGGAGAAACAGGAGGATCCTGACTCCTACGCTCACTGCCTCTAGTTAGCTTCCTCTCTGGCTTAGAGCCTGTGGGAACAGAGGCAGAACAGGGTGATTCATTGTCGGGCATTGAGGTTGCCTGGACTGTAGCAAGAGTGGGAGAGGGTGGAGGCCATGGACAGTATTCTTCCAAACAGCAGGAGGCGTAGGATATGCTCTGAGCACACACGGTAGGTGGAGTGGACCAGCTGTCCAGGGCCAGCGCTATTTGCTGCATGTTTACGTGTGTATTTGGTAAGCGTGGCCGGCACCTAATTCTCTCCCTCTACCCCGCTGTCATCCGTGGCCTGTAGGGGGATGGCTAAAGATGGAGCGCTCGTTCTTCCTCAAGAAGCGGCGGGCAGACTTTGTGGCCGGCTCCCTGAGTGGACGGGTCATAGTGGCTGGAGGACTCGGTAAGGATGGAGCTTCACAGGTTGGTACTGTGCTTCTGGCGCTTGGTGGACCCTTGGCACTCTGCATGGGCAAGAGAAGGTACTGGCTCCTTGGACACAGCCTGCCTAATTTACCACTTtattccaaaaaattcaaaacactcccttcctcccagcctgGACTTCATGTGTCCACGTATGGGCCCCCCATGTGGTctttctgtcctcttatacaggggaaactgaggcccagaaagcatGAGGGACATGCTGCTAACCACATAACACAAGCTTGCTGAGCGCGGATCCCTGGGGCCTATCCAGGAATGACTGGAGACCTAAGTGTGGTGGGGATTAGCTTGGTCCTCTTTCTCTGACCATCTCTTCTCCCTGGATACCCAGGTCCATCATGGAATAGGAAAGCAATCTGATCgaataaattattataataaattcAGGATTTGCTGTATCACCCCTCCCAGAGATTAGTGGTGTCTTGAAGGTGGGACCCCCAACATCAAGAggggagagagatggacagaaggGCTTGCAGGCACCCAGAGTTTACTCAGTGTGGGCAGACTCCCTCCCACTTTACCCATGCATGCGAGGAACTTGATGGGAGCTAGACCATGTGGGCAGCTTTTTAGTAAAAGGCAGAAGAGAGGCAGTAGTGTCTAGAAACTTCTGTAAATCAGGGGGTGAAGAAAGAAAGCTTAGTCTTGAGATAAAAAGACAGAGACAGTCGGAGGGGCAAAGTGGCTCTTTTGGCCCCAAATCTACTGGCCAGGGTAGAGAAGGAGCAATTCTGCGGCCAAGGAAGGTGATGTTGCTTAGCTTCTGCTTGTGGGTTCCAGAGGGAGGTGGGGTGGCGGTGGGGCATGGACTGGTGGCTGGACTCCTTTGTAAGGTCCAGTTCCCTCGGCCCTTTTAGGGAACCAGCCCACTGTCCTGGAGACGGCAGAGGCATTCCATCCAGGCAAGAATAAGTGGGAGGTCCTCCCCGCCATGCCCACGCCCCGCTGCGCCTGCTCCAGCATCGTCATCAAGACCTGCCTCCTGGCCGTGGGGGGCGTCAATCAGGGTCTAAGTGATGCGGTGGAAGCTCTGTGTGTCTCTGACTCCTAATCAACGGCGCCCAACGCCTTTGCCCTGGACCGGATCACTCCACTCTTGACAAGAGGAAGAGTCTCATCAAAGCAGTTTGGGCTACTTCCCAGGATGCCAGGTCCTGTCAGCAGCCAGTGGGGTCAGGCCCTGGGGCTGTAAGTGACCTGTGGCCACCTCCAAACCCTACCGATCTTGGAAAACTGTAAGAAGTCCTGATTAGTCCACAGCCCCAGGTTGGAGCTCAGCTGACCTCTGGGGAGAGTCCTCACCTGCTGCTCAGGCAGTGCAGTGTGCAGGTGTACCTGCTACCTCCTGATAGCCTCTCCACTCCCCGTCTCTAGagggggaggtgggcagggcaggcctgACCCAGAGGATGGCCGCTATCACTGTCCTTTCCCCAGCTCTGAGCTAGTTTGAGGGTCTCATGGGATGGAAATTGGAGAAGGGTTGCAAACCCCTCTCCTCTGCCTCAGTCTACATCCTTTCCCCATTTGGCGGTCAGCTGTGGGCCTGCCCTGGACCTCATCTACTGAGCGGGAACTGGCCCTGGAGCCAGACGCAGCCGGATTGGGAAGGAAGTCAGGTTCACGTGGACAGGCCTGGGTCAGCAGCCTTGGCCGGGAAGGACCCATGCCTCTCAGGGTTCTTGATGGGAAGGAGCAGGCTCCTCACTCTATTTCTCCTTCTGCCACCCTCCCTACCAGAGGGCTGGCCCTTTGGTCACCCACAGCTCCAGAGTGTGTGTCTGAAGCCTGATTTACACTGTGGCATCAAAATCCACAAAGGATGGACTGATTGCACTCGGGACAACAGCGGCAACTCAGTGATTAAAATCTACGTGCCTATCTTCTCGGGCACCCTGGTGCAGGGGGTGGATGGGTGTCTTGATGGGTTGAGCGGACCCTATGAAAGAGTCCCTCCGATATCCTCAGGCTAAGTGGGGTCCCATGTGGCCACCTATTCTTGGCTGTTCCCTCTGAGGAGGTTCCATCTTCAAGCCACCATCCCAGCACCAGTCACTCCTAGATGACAGTGTCTCTTCCTTCTCTTAAGTGTTAACACTCCATGCATGTGTTAAGAAAAGGCTGTGCTCACTAGCTGACCTCTTTATTAGGGTGCAAACCGCTCGTGTCTGGCCTCAATTCATTCGGCTTAAGCTCATTTCCGTCTTGCCCGAAGTTGAACGGGGATTTCTCACTGGTTCAAACACTGGAAAGGTGTGCCTCTTTTTCACTTATATAGGACTTCTTTCTGATTCCTAGTTCTTTTTAAAAGCACTGCTACcatcagggatgcaaagatgaaaaaaaaatacctgccCTGGAGGGATTGTGGAGGAGACAGCCTTCCTGTGCACGGGGCACTGGTGTAATTAGCTCTCAAGAGGCAGAAACAAAGGAGGGAGGCTGATGGGGATCTGGGATCAAGAGAAGGCGACACCTTGCTGGACCTTCATGGACAGGTGGCACCTGGGTCTTTAAgggttttttccccttctctgggCACCTGGACCCTCCCTGTCCTCAGGTCCTGGGGGAGGCTGCTCCTGCTGCAGGGCcctgcctgcccacccatcctgTGGCCACGGGCGCCCCCTGGTGAGCAGGCTGCAGAGAGGCCTCCCTGTTGCTTCAGGACGCCTGGGTTTCAGGTCAGCTGACTCAGGTAACTGTTCCGAAAAGGGGCTGGAGTTGCTGCAGATCACGTGAGGGTCAGAGCAGCGTGATAGGGAAGCTGTCCCGAAGTCCAGCCCTTGTCTGATCGccccattctgtttctctgccgccccctctctccctccccaagaAGAGTCCCTCCACCCTTTCCAAGAGGAAGCTAAGCCTGGGGTTCGGGGTGGGGCTTTCCAAGCACACAAAAAGGCACCAGATCCATGGATGGAACTGAGGAGTTTTTAAATAGTCAGAACCTTAGTGGTACAGCCAGCCCTAAAAGGTTGTCCCCGATAATGAGTATGGGGGATTTGCCACTGGAACCTGTGAGGGTCACTCAGGGCTGGGTCTGCTGGTATCTGCTGAGGATGCACCTCTTGGAGGTCCATGCGGGAAAACTTTGGGATACCTCACTGAGGAGTGAGGGAAGGAGGGGACATCAGTGGTGAAGCACATGGTCCGCACTTGCAATGCCGTGGAGCCAGCTCCGATCTGGGGTCGGGTTGGACGCGGGTCTGTCCTGGCTCTGGGCTGCATTCCCTCCCCCCCTTGGGTTTTCTTATCCCCATCCCTCTAGGTTCCTCCCTTTCCTTGTCCTCATTTCCCAGCCTGTGCAGCAAGAGCGGCTGTGACGGCATCGCCCACGGCGGCGAAGCACCTGTCCCAACCCCAGGTGAACTCCATGAGCTAGATAGCATCTCACTGGTGGGTAAGAAGACTCAGGGGTTGTATAACTTGGGCAAGGTCACGAGCTCATAAGTGACTGAACCGGATCCGGTTTCAAAACCCGTGACCACAGGCATTGCATTGCGTCAAAGGAAACAGCGCGTAGGAAAGTCAGCTGCGCCGCCCTAGGTAAGTGGCTCAAAATGTCAAACCTGGAAAGATGGAGACTTGGTTTCCCAAAGAATGAGTCTGCAGATCAACAAGGAAAGATTAGGAAGGGCTCCCTAATGTGAAAGGAGCGTATTCCTAAATTTACACTGTGGGAGAGTTCCTCTCTAGCTCTTTGATTCTGTCGGCTGCTGTCACTGCATTTAACACCTATTAAGCGTCTGGCACATGCTAGGGCACATGGGATTCCTACCCTCCAGACTCGATCTGCAGTTCCATTTGATGAGGTAAATGCCATCTGGAGGCACCCCACCCTTCGTGGGTACAGAGAGCAGAGTTGAACTGAGGATGTCAGGGCAGGTTTCCAGAAAATAAATCTCAAACTGTCCTTTGAAAGAAGAGGGaggcaagccaagcagagaatgaTCCTAGGCTTTGAAGCAGGAGAGATGGGTTCAGATCATGATGGTTCTGGGCTAATTGGTCTTGGGTAATGTTTCCTCAGTCTGTTTCCTTAattaaatggacaaaataaagcCTCTCTATGAGGTGAGCTACCTACTGTGTGTACCTACTACATGTAAAATGTAGCTACCTACTATATGTAAAATGATTCACATGTATTAGGTGAGTGGctgcattattatttttcattgttgttgAAGGAGACGTAGAAGTGTTTTCAAGCCCACTGGGAGAAAGGATTTGGCTTTTTGGGGGGACAGCACTCACACAGCAGAGCTCCCAAGGAAATGGGGCTGGAAGTATAGGCTTGACAGATCAAGACAGGCCTTATGTGCCTTGCTAAGAGTCTGGACTTCAGCTGTGGGAAATTGGGTGCAAATGAAGGATTTTAAGTGGAGGAACGTCAACAGTCAGATTTGTACCATTGGGGTATGGGATATTCAAATTTCCTCTTCTGAGGAAAATGAAGTAAGTGAGGTCACCAAGGTACCATCTAAGGTCAGAAAGAACCCCACATGGGGTTGGAGTCCTTGGAAAAAATGCAGGCCAAGCTTTCCAGACTTTCTCTGAGGAAGGTCCATCTGCTGGGCAAAGTGCCAGGAAGGTTCAGGACCTCGGAAAATAGACAATTCCCTCCCTCCACCACTTCCTCTCcagaatttttttctaatactcttaCATTTGCACTGGGGGTTCTGGCCCACAGAGGTCCTGCTTGGGAGGTGAGGTACAGTTGGCCTTTTCCAACTCCTATCTTACAGAATTGAGAAACTGGAAACCCTGGGGTTAACCTAGGCAGCACAGCTAATAAGTGATAGGAAGGAAAGTCTAACCCAGCTCAGAGGCGTGCAAAACCCCCATGGCTGCTCTGAACTCTGCGGTAAGAGGAATGGTCAGTCATCCATCCATGCCCCCAGGTGGCTGCAGAACAGGACTGAAAGCCTCCAGCTGGAGAGAACCGGACCTGTCTAGTGAAAGCAAACAGTTGCAAAGGCAGGAGCTTTAAATCAGAATTAAACAGCTGAGAAGTGATGGCAGGAGGCAGGACCCAGGCAAGAGCTGAAGAGACAGGCCCACCAGAGGGCCCAGGCAGGTGAGGCAGATACAAGTTTCCATCTGTGTTCTTTTCCTAAGGCTTCTGTAACAAAATACTGCCAActggtggcttaaagcaacagaaatatattcacaATTCTAGAAATCAAGGGGCCACCCTCAGCCTGTGTTCCTTCCTTGCCTGGCTCCTGGCAGCTCCTAGCAAAACTTGATGTTCCTCGGTTTGTGGCACCGTGACTCCAACCTCTCCCTGTCTTCACGTGGCTTTCtcacctgtgtgtctgtgtccacatTCCTCTCGTCTTGtgaggacaccagtcactggACTAGGCCCACCTAATCCAGCATGACCTCATCCTAACTTGATTATAgctgcaaagatcctatttccaaaaaaAGTCACATTCACAGACAATGGGTTAGGATGCCACCATAGCTTTCGGGGGAACACAGCTGAACTAACACCACCATCTAATGGACAGAGGAGCAGGGCAGGAAGAGCAAGAGTCCCCTGAGAACTGAGCCTACGTGGGGAGGCTTCGCGGAGAAGCCTGCTCTTAAAACCAGGCCTCAAGGGACGGGAAATCTGGGGGCCAGGTGCACACAGGAGTGGGGAGTGGTGTGAAGAGGCTAGAGGCAAGTTGGGGTGTATGCAGACTTGGAATAGTGGGTTAATGCCTCAAGAAGAGGGGTTTGGGGGAAGGTCGATGTAAGTCTGATGCACTTGGTCTGGCCATGCCTCTCAGACCTCACCCCTCCGCAGCCTCGGCACAGGGAGGGACAGGAGAGAGAGGGGATCTCTGGAGAAAGGGTCGCAGGCCAGCCGGTCGGGAGGGCAAATGCCTGTCGAGTGTCCTGTGTTAAATTCATGGAGAGTCTGCTTCTCCTTCATGACAGAGCCCTGCGTTTTAATGGTTTAAACTATGGGCTGCTTTTCCAAATACTCCAGCTCATTAGTTCCCCAGGCAGATGAGCGCCTGGTTCAAAAAACCTCCAGAGCCTGTGTTGCCAGTGGCAGGAAGCAGGGCACCGGGAAACCACGGTCTGCAGCCCATAGGCCAACGGGTTCCCCTTAAGTGCGAGTAAGCTCTTTGCAAATCACATGCAGTTGGTATTTCACACCCAGGGAGCTTCCTGCAACCCCTCCCAGCGTGCTCTGGGGCAGCCTGCCTCAGCAcgctgaccacacacacacacacacacacacacacacacacacaccacttccctttctctctcacattctTGTGCTCACACACCCTGTAAGACACCTCACACATGTGTGTACTATCTCGCACCCTTGTACCCCATGCTGTTATGCAGACACACCTTACATGCACACTCATATTTACACTTAAGTACTCTTTTGTGCCCACACACTTCACACTTGCCTCACATTAATGCTTGTGTGAGGCAGACTCTTACACACTTCAAATTCACATACCTCACACTTTTACACATTTACATATTCA from Manis pentadactyla isolate mManPen7 chromosome 9, mManPen7.hap1, whole genome shotgun sequence includes the following:
- the KLHDC8A gene encoding kelch domain-containing protein 8A isoform X2, translating into MEVPNVKDFQWKRLAPLPSRRVYCSLLETGGQVYAIGGCDDNGVPMDCFEVYSPEADQWTALPPLPTARAGVAVTALGKRIMVIGGVGTSQLPLKVVEMYSIDEGKWKKRSVLREAAMGISVTAKDYRVYAAGGMGLDLRPHNHLQHYDMLKDMWVSLAPMPTPRYAATSFLRGSKIYVLGGRQSKYAVNAFEVFDIETRSWTKFPSIPCKRAFSSFVTLDDRLYSLGGLRQGRLYRQPKFLRSMDVFDMEQGGWLKMERSFFLKKRRADFVAGSLSGRVIVAGGLGETEAQKA
- the KLHDC8A gene encoding kelch domain-containing protein 8A isoform X1, with translation MEVPNVKDFQWKRLAPLPSRRVYCSLLETGGQVYAIGGCDDNGVPMDCFEVYSPEADQWTALPPLPTARAGVAVTALGKRIMVIGGVGTSQLPLKVVEMYSIDEGKWKKRSVLREAAMGISVTAKDYRVYAAGGMGLDLRPHNHLQHYDMLKDMWVSLAPMPTPRYAATSFLRGSKIYVLGGRQSKYAVNAFEVFDIETRSWTKFPSIPCKRAFSSFVTLDDRLYSLGGLRQGRLYRQPKFLRSMDVFDMEQGGWLKMERSFFLKKRRADFVAGSLSGRVIVAGGLGNQPTVLETAEAFHPGKNKWEVLPAMPTPRCACSSIVIKTCLLAVGGVNQGLSDAVEALCVSDS